Below is a window of Nocardioides sp. S-1144 DNA.
TACCCTCGGCGCATGAAGCCGCAGCTCGGGGTGGCCCGCCTGGTGACCGCCCTCGCCCTCGTCGTGACCCTGGGCGCGGTGGCGCTGCTGACCTACGTCGTCCTCCCCCGCTCCGACGACCCCGCGCCCGACGAGCCCGGCCCGTCCGACGCGGCGTCCGCCCCGACGTCGACGCCGACCGACGAAGCGACCTCCGCCCCGCCGTCGCCGACGGCCGGGGACTGGCCGGCGAGGGTGCAGCCGTTCGTCGACGTCGTCGAGCGCGAGCGCGGGCTGCAGTTCACCGAGACGGTGCCGGTCGTCTTCCTCGCGCCCGACCGGTTCCGCGCCCAGGTGACCCAGGACCAGGGCGACCTGACCCGCGAGGAGCGTGCCGAGGCCCGCAGGGACACCGCGTTCTTCCGGGCACTCGGCCTGATCGGCCGCGACGTCGACCTGTTCGACGAGGTGCAGCGGCTGCGGGGCGTCGGCACGCTCGGCTACTACTCCAGCGACGACCAGCGGATCCGGGTGCGGGGCACCGACCTGACGCCGGCCGTGCGCGCGACGCTGGTGCACGAGCTCACCCACGCCCTCCAGGACCAGCGCTTCGCGATCGGCGAGACCTCCGAGAAGCTCGGCGAGCAGGAGTCCGGCTCCGCCGAGAGCGCCTACGACGCCCTGGTCGAGGGCGACGCCTCCCGCGTCGAGACCGCCTACGTCCAGGGCCTCCCGCAGGAGGAGCAGGACGCCTGGGCCGACGACAAGGCCGCCGAGACCGAGGCGTTCGAGGAGCAGTCGCGCGACATCCCGCCGGTGCTGGACAACCTCGTCGGGGCGCCCTACGTGCAGGGCGAGCAGCTGCTCCAGCTGGCCACCGCGCTGAGCGCCGACGGCGACGCCAACGCCGCCGCCGACGCCCTCTTCGCCGACCCGCCGACCACCGAGGAGCACCTCCTCGACCCGTGGACCCTGCTCGTCGACCAGGACGCCGGCGCGGTGGTCGACACCCCGGCACCCCGACTCGGCGTCGGCGAGGAGGAGCTCGACTCGGGCACCTTCGGTGCGTTCGGCTGGTACCTCGTGCTGGCCCAGCGGCTCGACCCGCGGACGGCGCTCGAGGCCACCGACGGCTGGGGCGGCGACGCCTACGTGTCCTACGAGGACGACGGGCGCAGCTGCGTGCGCGTGGCCTACCGCGGCGACACCCCCGACGACGTCGACCAGCTCGCCGACGCCCTCGCCACCTGGGTCGCCCCGAGCCCCGCGGCCCGGGTCGAGCGCGACGGCGACCGACTGCTGTTCACGGCGTGCGAGCCCGACACCGACGTCCCGGCGCTCGAGGGGCAGGACCTCATCCTCCAGCTGCCGCTGACCCGCACGGCGATCACCACCCAGGTCGTCGAGCAGGGCGGCGAGCCGGACCTCACCCGCTGCTACGTCGAGGGGATCGTCGACCGGCTCACCGTCGAGCAGCTCGTCGACCCCGGGCAGGGCGAGTCGCCGGAGGTGGCGGCCCTCGTGCAGGAGGTCCTCGACGGCTGCGGGGGCTGACTACAGCGCGTTGACGCTGTAGCCCACCGAGCCGTTGGCGACGTTGCCGAAGGCGTCGGTCGACCGCAGCGTCAGGAGGAACTCGGCGGCGAGGAGGCTGGGGTAGGCCGTGGCCGGGCTCCCCGGGACCGTCCAGCTCGTGGTCCCCGTCGTCGCGCGGAAGGTCGGGCACGACGCCTGGGCCACCTGGACCCACGCCGACCCGGACCAGCAGAACCACGTCGACCCGAGGACGCCGGTGAGGGTGCGGAGCAGCGTGTACTCGGTGAGCGCGACGCCCGAGGCGTCCGCCGAGGTGCCGCAGGCGATCCCGGCCGGGACGCACGCGGCCACCTGGCTCCGCATGTTGGCGGCCGACACGTTCGTGGTGCGCGGCTGGGTCAGGGCCAGCACCGGGCCGGTCACCTCGGGGGTGTACACCCGTCGCGTCGACTCCTCGACCCACTGCCCGCCGATCTTCGCCCGCACCGAGTAGTAGACGGTGCCGGCCTGCCTCACGTCGGTGCAGCTCAGCGCGGTCGTGGTGCAGACCGAGGTCCCGGTGCCGCCGGTGGCGGTGGTGTGGCGGAGCACCTCGTAGGCCGTGGCCGTGGTCGCGCCGACCGCGGCGCTCGACCAGGTCAGCGCGACGACGCTCGTCGTCGGTGTCTGGGTGCTCCCGGGGGCCGCGGGGACGGCGAGGTCGGCCGCGCCGAACGACGAGGTGAGCGCCCGGTTGGCGTCGGTGAACGCCGCCAGGGTGCCCTCGACCCCGCCCGCCCCGAGCGAGCCGCCGACCAGCACCAGGGTCACCGCGGCGGCACCGGCTGCGCGCCGGTCACGCCCGGCACCGCGGTGGCGGGCGGGACCGGCGCCGCGGCGCGCCCGCGCCGCGTCGTCCGGGTCGTCCTCGTCCGCGCCGTCCGCGCCGTCCTCGTCGTCCGCGTCGTCCTCGTCGTCCTCGTCGGTGCGCCCGAACGTCATCAGGACCAGCATCAGGCTCAGGCACCCGACGGCGAGCAGCCCGGGCGGCGTGAGGACGTGCGCGACCACGAAGCCGCCGTACGGGGCGGAGGCGACCACGCGCTCGACCGACTCGACGACGTAGACCTCGTCGTCCGGCGTGGTGTTGGCGTCCCCCTGGAGCACCAGGGTCGCCCGGTCGCCGCGCACGGTCGTCGAGACCACCCGGTGCGTGATCCGGTCACCGTTGGCCGCGAGCACGCTGACGACGTCGCCGGGTCGGACGTCGGCCGCGGCCGTCTCCCGCGTGAGCGCGACCCCACCGGTGGGGATGTCCGGTGCCATCGAGCCGGAGCGGAAGACGAGGAGGCTGAAGCCCAGGAAGGCCACGGCCACGCCGGCGAGGACCGCGAGCAGCCCGAGGGCCGCGCCGGCCCACAGGAGGAGCTCGCGAAGTCGGTGCATCCGCTCAGGCACCGACCTGCTTGGAGTCGAAGAGGAACGACGCGGTCCCGCCGAGGGTCTGCAGCGCGTTGGGGGCGTTGCTGTTCAGCCGGGCGATGATGCAGACGGTGTCGCTGGCCCCGACCGCCAGGGCGCGGTTGGTCGCGAAGGTCGAGGGCGCCGTGGTGAGGAGCGTGGTGTTGGCGTCGGTGGGGGTGACGGCGCCACACGTGCCGGTCCGGTTGCCGTTCGCGGCGGAGCCGGTGTTGGCGGCGGTGGCGCCGAACGTGACGGAGTACTGCAGCCCGTTGGTCACCGCCAGGCCGCCCGACCCGGTGCCGGTGAGGGTGTAGGTGAGCGGCACCGTCCCGGCGTTGGCGACCGGGAAGCTCCCGGCCACGCTCTCGCCGGGCACCATGTTGCCCAGCGCCAGGCTGGCGATCGTCGTCGAGCCACCGTTGTTGGCCTGGCCCGCGAGCTGACCGTTCACGGTGATGTCGAGGGTGCCCGAGCTGAACGCGCCGGTCTGGGCGGTCCCGGAGTCGGTCCAGAACGCGAAGGTGCCCTTCACGCTCAGTCCGGTCGCGAGGACCGCGACGGCGCCGAGCGAGATGATCGCCCGGGTGCGGCCGGAACGTCGGCGCCGGCGGGTGCTGGTGCGGGGGGTGCGCATCGTGGATCTCCTGGGGTGGGGCCGTGGGGGGGGCGGACGAGCGGGGTGGGGGTCAGGCGTCCGGTGGGGGGCGGCGCCGGGAGAGCAGGACGAGCAGGGCGCCGCCGAGCACGAGCCCGGCCGCGGCGGGCAGCAGCCAGGGCTCGATCGAGGAGCCCGTGGCCGGGAGGTCAACGCCCGGCAGCGCGAGGTCGGGCGTCCCGTCGCCCGGCGTGCCCCCGCCGTCGTCGCCGTCGGTCGACTCGGTGAGGGTGACGGTGAAGTCGAGGTCGGCACCGAGCACCATGGTGGCGTTCGGCGCCTCGGGCGCGAGCCGCACCCGGACGTCGACGGCGACCTCGGTACCGGCGGCGACGTCCTCGGCGTCGATGAGCTCGTGCGCGCCCGGGGCGGTGGTGCCGACGTAGTCCTGCTGCCCGATCCGGGCCGCGACCTCGAGGTCGTCGGTCCCGAACAGCGCGTCGCGGGGCGCCCGGTCGATGCGGACCGTGAGGTCGCCGAGGCCGGAGGACTGGTTGCGCACCCAGAACCGCGCGGTGCGCTCGTCGCCCGGCACCCAGCGCACCTCCGGGTCGAACAACGGTCGGGTCAGGGCGTCGCCGTAGTGCACGCCGTCCCTGCTCACCCCGAGCTGCCCCTCGGCGGCCGCCGCCGGCGACAGGGACGCCGCCGCCAGCAGCACGACCGGGACGACCACGGCGGTCCTCACGACGGGCTCCGTCGTCGGGACCGGTCGCGGGCGGCTCCGGCGAACATCAGCAGCGCGTACCCGGCGAGCCCGCCGGCCACGACGAAGGTCACCAGCTGGCGCTCGTGACCGGTGACCAGGGTGTTGAGGCCGCCCAGGTGCGGGACGGCGTACCAGAGCTCGCCGCGCACCTGCTCGGGTCGCACCCAGACCTCGTCGGGAGCACCGTTGGCGTCGCCCCGGGTCTGGAGCTCGACCTCGCCGCGGAGGCTGGTGCGCACCGCGACGACCCGGTGCGTGACGACCTCCGGCTCCCCCGAGCGGAGCTGGTAGGTGATCACCGACCCGAGGTGCAGGTCCTCGAAGGCGACCGGACGCACCACCACCAGGGTGCCGGGCGGCAGGTGCGGCCGCATCGACCCCGTGAGGACGGTGTAGGGAGTGGCCCCGCCGAGCCGCGGGACCACGACGGCGACCGCGATCGCCGCGACGCACGCCAGCAGCACCGCCCAGACGAGCACGCGGGCCGCGAGGCGCACGACCGATCCCACCGTGCCGCCGCTCCCGTCCGGACGGACGTCGGCGTCGGCACGGTGGTCCAGGGACACACCGGGAGTCATCAGCGCGGGCTGGGGACGGTCAGGGGTTCGGGTTGTCGGCGCCGAGGTCCTGGGTGAGGGCGACGGTGAGGTTCGCGAGCGACGCCGTGATGTTCTGGGTGTCGTTGGCGTTGATCGTGGTGGCGTTGCCGAACGGGATCGTCACCACGATGCTCGCGGTGAGCGTGTCGCCGTCGTTCTCCTCGGTGATCGTGTCGTCCGCCGCCAGGGGCCCGCCGGGCAGCGCGTACGTCGCGTCGACGGTCGCCGTGAACGACGGCGCCGCCGGCGCCGGCGTGATGACGATCGTGTCGGGGATGGTCGGGCTGGCCTCGAGGTTGTCGCCCTCGGCGCCGATCACGAACTCGCAGTCCTTGGTGATCGCGTCACCGGGCACGAAGTTGACCACGGGCGCGCCGGCGTTGCCACCGTCGGCGTAGACCCAGTCGGCGTCGCACACGCCGTCGTCGAGGGTGAGGAAGCCGGCGTTCACGGAGCCGCCGTTGACGGTGGCGGAGTCGCTCCAGAAGGCGAGCGTGCCGGCGCCGCCGAGCAGGAGGACAGCGGCGGCCGCGGCGCCGATGGCGCCCTTGGTTGACTTGTTCATGTGGAGGTCTTTCGTGGGGGGTGTGGGGGGGGATCCCCCGACCGGGTCGGGGGCGCGACCACTGACGCGACCGGGCACGTCGGAGACCGACACGCCTGTCTAGTCCAGCCGTCGGACCCCTCGTACCCACCCGACCCGGAAACAGGAATTTTACCTTGGTGTGATCCGCGTCACGCCGTTCCAGCCCCGGGACGGAGCACCCCGGGCCCCCCCTCTCCGGGACCCCTACCAGCCGCGCTCGGCGAGCCGGTGCGGCTGCGGGATCTCCTCCACGTTGATGCCGACCATGGCCTCGCCCAGACCCCGCGAGACCTTCGCGACCATGTCGGGGTCGTCGTGGAAGGTGGTGGCCTTGACGATCGCCTCGGCCCGCTGCGCGGGGTTGCCGGACTTGAAGATTCCCGAGCCCACGAAGACGCCCTCGGCGCCCAGCTGCATCATCATCGCGGCGTCCGCCGGGGTGGCGATGCCACCGGCGGTGAACAGCACCACGGGCAGCGTGCCGGTCGCGGCGACCTCCTTGACGAGGTCGTAGGGCGCCTGGAGCTCCTTCGCGGCGACGTAGAGCTCGTCGTCCTGGAGCGAGGCGAGCCGGCGCAGCTCGCCGAGGATGGTGCGCATGTGGGTCACGGCGTTGGAGACGTCGCCGGTGCCGGCCTCACCCTTCGAGCGGATCATCGCGGCGCCCTCGGTGATCCGGCGCAGGGCCTCGCCCAGGTTGGTCGCACCGCACACGAACGGCGCGGTGAAGGTCCACTTGTCGATGTGGTTGGCGTAGTCGGCCGGGGTCAGCACCTCGGACTCGTCGATGTAGTCGACGCCGAGGCTCTGCAGCACCTGCGCCTCGGCGAAGTGACCGATGCGGGCCTTGGCCATCACCGGGATCGAGACCGAGGCGATGATCGAGTCGATCATGTCGGGGTCGCTCATCCGGGACACGCCGCCCTGGGCGCGGATGTCGGCGGGCACCCGCTCGAGGGCCATGACGGCGACCGCGCCGGCGTCCTCGGCGATCTTCGCCTGCTCGGCGGTGACGACGTCCATGATGACGCCGCCCTTGAGCATCTCGGCCATCCCCCGCTTGACGCGGGTGGTGCCGGTTCCAGGGGTGTCGACGGTGTTGTCCATAACCGGCGACTCTAGGCCTGGGGGGTGGGTCCTGCCGATTCGCCGGAGGGGGGTCCGGCCGGGGGTGCGGCGGCCGCGGTGGCCGCGTCGAGGACGAGCGCCTGGCGGCGCACCTTGAGCACGCGGAAGCCGACGGTGTAGGTGTTGGCGACGGCCAGGACCCAGAGCGTGACGTACATCAGGATCGGCAGGTCGAAGATCGCGCCGAGCCCGGTCATCACCAGGATCGAGACCAGGCGGTCGGCGCGCTCGGCGATCCCGCCCCTGGCGTCCATGCCCAGCGACTCCGCGCGGGCCCGGGCGTAGGAGGTCACCGAGCCCATCACCAGGCAGTAGAGCGAGACGCACAGGTAGAGGTAGCTGTCGCCGACGCCGGCGAAGTAGAGCGCCAGCCCGCCGAAGATGGCCCCGTCGCCGAACCGGTCGAGGGTGGAGTCCCAGAACGCGCCGAACTTCGAGCTGCGCCCCAGCTCGCGGGCCATCTTGCCGTCGACCAGGTCGCTGAAGACGAACGCGGTGATGAACAGGACGCCGATGAGCAGCTCGCCGATCGGGAAGAAGATCAGCGCCCCGGCGCAGACGCCGATGGTGCCGACGAGGGTCACGGTGTCGGGGCTGATCCCGAGCTTGATGAAGAGCCTGACGAAGGGCATCAGCACGACGCCCTGCCAGAACCCCTTGAATCTCTCCAACATGTCGCGAGCAGGCTACCGGTCGGCGGGCCTTGCTCGGCACCGACCCTGGACACCCGGCGTACTGTCGCACCACGGGCCCATCCAGGGTCTCCCTCAGAGAGCAGTCCTCATGAGCGACAAGTCGCCACGGCAAGGAATGTCGAAGAAGTCCGGGAAGTCTCTCAAGGAGAAGCGCGCCGACAAGCGGGGCAAGGCCGACGGCGCCACCGCGTCACCGGTGGAGCAGATCAACACCAAGCGGCG
It encodes the following:
- a CDS encoding signal peptidase I — protein: MHRLRELLLWAGAALGLLAVLAGVAVAFLGFSLLVFRSGSMAPDIPTGGVALTRETAAADVRPGDVVSVLAANGDRITHRVVSTTVRGDRATLVLQGDANTTPDDEVYVVESVERVVASAPYGGFVVAHVLTPPGLLAVGCLSLMLVLMTFGRTDEDDEDDADDEDGADGADEDDPDDAARARRGAGPARHRGAGRDRRAAGAAAVTLVLVGGSLGAGGVEGTLAAFTDANRALTSSFGAADLAVPAAPGSTQTPTTSVVALTWSSAAVGATTATAYEVLRHTTATGGTGTSVCTTTALSCTDVRQAGTVYYSVRAKIGGQWVEESTRRVYTPEVTGPVLALTQPRTTNVSAANMRSQVAACVPAGIACGTSADASGVALTEYTLLRTLTGVLGSTWFCWSGSAWVQVAQASCPTFRATTGTTSWTVPGSPATAYPSLLAAEFLLTLRSTDAFGNVANGSVGYSVNAL
- a CDS encoding alternate-type signal peptide domain-containing protein: MNKSTKGAIGAAAAAVLLLGGAGTLAFWSDSATVNGGSVNAGFLTLDDGVCDADWVYADGGNAGAPVVNFVPGDAITKDCEFVIGAEGDNLEASPTIPDTIVITPAPAAPSFTATVDATYALPGGPLAADDTITEENDGDTLTASIVVTIPFGNATTINANDTQNITASLANLTVALTQDLGADNPNP
- a CDS encoding LPXTG cell wall anchor domain-containing protein, whose translation is MRTAVVVPVVLLAAASLSPAAAAEGQLGVSRDGVHYGDALTRPLFDPEVRWVPGDERTARFWVRNQSSGLGDLTVRIDRAPRDALFGTDDLEVAARIGQQDYVGTTAPGAHELIDAEDVAAGTEVAVDVRVRLAPEAPNATMVLGADLDFTVTLTESTDGDDGGGTPGDGTPDLALPGVDLPATGSSIEPWLLPAAAGLVLGGALLVLLSRRRPPPDA
- a CDS encoding signal peptidase I, which gives rise to MSLDHRADADVRPDGSGGTVGSVVRLAARVLVWAVLLACVAAIAVAVVVPRLGGATPYTVLTGSMRPHLPPGTLVVVRPVAFEDLHLGSVITYQLRSGEPEVVTHRVVAVRTSLRGEVELQTRGDANGAPDEVWVRPEQVRGELWYAVPHLGGLNTLVTGHERQLVTFVVAGGLAGYALLMFAGAARDRSRRRSPS
- the pgsA gene encoding phosphatidylinositol phosphate synthase, whose protein sequence is MLERFKGFWQGVVLMPFVRLFIKLGISPDTVTLVGTIGVCAGALIFFPIGELLIGVLFITAFVFSDLVDGKMARELGRSSKFGAFWDSTLDRFGDGAIFGGLALYFAGVGDSYLYLCVSLYCLVMGSVTSYARARAESLGMDARGGIAERADRLVSILVMTGLGAIFDLPILMYVTLWVLAVANTYTVGFRVLKVRRQALVLDAATAAAAPPAGPPSGESAGPTPQA
- a CDS encoding TasA family protein, which encodes MRTPRTSTRRRRRSGRTRAIISLGAVAVLATGLSVKGTFAFWTDSGTAQTGAFSSGTLDITVNGQLAGQANNGGSTTIASLALGNMVPGESVAGSFPVANAGTVPLTYTLTGTGSGGLAVTNGLQYSVTFGATAANTGSAANGNRTGTCGAVTPTDANTTLLTTAPSTFATNRALAVGASDTVCIIARLNSNAPNALQTLGGTASFLFDSKQVGA
- the pdxS gene encoding pyridoxal 5'-phosphate synthase lyase subunit PdxS, translated to MDNTVDTPGTGTTRVKRGMAEMLKGGVIMDVVTAEQAKIAEDAGAVAVMALERVPADIRAQGGVSRMSDPDMIDSIIASVSIPVMAKARIGHFAEAQVLQSLGVDYIDESEVLTPADYANHIDKWTFTAPFVCGATNLGEALRRITEGAAMIRSKGEAGTGDVSNAVTHMRTILGELRRLASLQDDELYVAAKELQAPYDLVKEVAATGTLPVVLFTAGGIATPADAAMMMQLGAEGVFVGSGIFKSGNPAQRAEAIVKATTFHDDPDMVAKVSRGLGEAMVGINVEEIPQPHRLAERGW